In the genome of Montipora foliosa isolate CH-2021 chromosome 3, ASM3666993v2, whole genome shotgun sequence, one region contains:
- the LOC137995286 gene encoding fibropellin-1-like — protein sequence MVLHRAPQKYELSFICDCAKVAKEKRYEVFGIQYFAECWGNKTYTEGFLPSYREKPKLCLSKDLKTACSGTGSDRICTGQHWANFVFLLEKPQVTERPPGKEDACISHPCQNGATCTVTGDKTYQCQCATGFFAPNCEKEDACNSHPCKNGATCTATGDKTYQCQCAIGFFGPSCGKEDACTSHPCKNGATCTATGDKTYQCQCAKGFFGPRCGKEDACNSHPCKNGATCTATGDKTYQCECAKGFFGLRCGKGKEQINYVSRERMLAIVILARTEQRAQQLEIKHINVNVSKDSLDRGVEKRMLAIVTLARTGQRAQQLEIKLINVNVPKDSLDQGVEKRMLALVTLARTEQRAQQLEIKLINVNVPKDSLDQGVEKRMLAPVTLARMEQLAQQLEIKLINVNVPKDTLDQDVEKIKNKLITFLRMLAPVTLARTEQRAQQLEIKLINVNVPKDSLDQGVEKRMLAPVTLARTGQRAQQLEIKLINVNVQRDTLDPGVEKRMLVIVTLARTEQRAQQLEIKLINVNVPMDSLDQDVGKRMLAIVTHARTEQLAEQLEIELINVNVPKGSLDQEDACTSHPCKNGATCTATGDKAYQCECAKGFFGPRCGKEDACTSHPCKNGATCTATGDKTYQCECPKGFFGPRCGKEDACTSHPCKNGATCTATGDKTYQCECPKRFFGPRCGKEDACTSHPCKNGATCTATGDKTYQCECAKGFFGPRCGKEDACTSHPCKNGATCTATGDKTYQCECAKGFFGPRCGKEDSCTRHPCKNGATCTATGDKTYQCECGKGFFGPRCGKEDACTSHPCKNGATCTATGHKAYQCECAKGFFGPRCGKEDACNSHPCKNGATCTATGDKTYQCECAKGFFGPRCGKEDACTSHPCKNGATCTATGDKTYQCQCAIGFFGPSCGKDCSFPLDIAFAIDASGSIGHRSYKLVKAFLKAFTSYFEVNHTAHFACLHYDHDVYIDFEFKDIEYRNHSALNEKIDSMTYTAGATFTDAALVAVGKFFLRKNGARDEAVARRCVVILTDGPTYWGKESLIHPTYVLKEHMHVRIVPIGAGRFVKEEELKIMADQGHYVLVNKFNELAKAITDVMDLVCIA from the exons ATGGTGTTACACAGAgcaccgcaaaaatatgagctaag TTTTATCTGTGATTGCGCGAAAGTGGCAAAGGAAAAAAGGTACGAAGTGTTCGGGATTCAATATTTCGCGGAATGCTGGGGAAACAAGACTTACACAGAGGGATTCCTTCCTTCCTACCGTGAAAAACCAAAACTTTGTCTTAGTAAAGATTTGAAGACGGCATGCTCTGGAACTGGCTCAGACCGGATATGCACTGGGCAACACTGGGctaattttgtgtttttgttggaAAAG CCTCAAGTAACAGAAAGACCACCAGGAAAAG AGGATGCTTGCATCAGTCACCCTTGCCAGAACGGAGCCACTTGCACGGTAACTGGAGATAAAACTTATCAATGTCAATGCGCCACAGGATTTTTTGCACCAAACTgtgaaaaag AGGATGCTTGCAATAGTCACCCTTGCAAGAACGGAGCAACGTGCACAGCAACTGGAGATAAAACTTATCAATGTCAATGTGCCATAGGATTTTTTGGACCAAGCTGTGGAAAAG AGGATGCTTGCACTAGTCACCCTTGCAAGAACGGAGCAACGTGCACAGCAACTGGAGATAAAACTTATCAATGTCAATGTGCCAAAGGATTCTTTGGACCAAGGTGTGGAAAAG AGGATGCTTGCAATAGTCACCCTTGCAAGAACGGAGCAACGTGCACAGCAACTGGAGATAAAACTTATCAATGTGAATGTGCCAAAGGATTCTTTGGACTAAGATGTGGAAAAGGTAAAGAACAAATTAATTACGTTTCTCGTGAG AGAATGCTTGCAATAGTCATCCTTGCAAGAACGGAGCAACGTGCACAGCAACTGGAGATAAAACATATCAATGTGAATGTTTCAAAGGATTCTTTGGACCGCGGTGTGGAAAAG AGGATGCTTGCAATAGTCACCCTTGCAAGAACGGGGCAACGTGCACAGCAACTGGAGATAAAACTTATCAATGTGAATGTCCCAAAGGATTCTTTGGACCAAGGTGTGGAAAAG AGGATGCTTGCACTAGTCACCCTTGCAAGAACGGAGCAACGTGCACAGCAACTGGAGATAAAACTTATCAATGTAAATGTGCCAAAGGATTCTTTGGACCAAGGTGTGGAAAAG AGGATGCTTGCACCAGTCACTCTTGCAAGAATGGAGCAACTTGCACAGCAACTGGAGATAAAACTTATCAATGTCAATGTGCCAAAGGATACTTTGGACCAAGATGTGGAAAAGataaagaataaattaattacatTTCTC AGGATGCTTGCACCAGTCACCCTTGCAAGAACGGAGCAACGTGCACAGCAACTGGAGATAAAGCTTATCAATGTGAATGTGCCAAAGGATTCTTTGGACCAAGGTGTGGAAAAG AGGATGCTTGCACCAGTCACCCTTGCAAGAACGGGGCAACGTGCACAGCAACTGGAGATAAAGCTTATCAATGTGAATGTGCAAAGGGATACTTTGGACCCCGGTGTGGAAAAG AGGATGCTTGTAATAGTCACCCTTGCAAGAACGGAGCAACGTGCACAGCAACTGGAGATAAAACTTATCAATGTGAATGTGCCAATGGATTCTTTGGACCAAGATGTGGGAAAG AGGATGCTTGCAATAGTCACCCATGCAAGAACGGAGCAACTTGCAGAGCAACTGGAGATAGAACTTATCAATGTCAATGTGCCAAAGGGTTCTTTGGACCAAG AGGATGCTTGCACTAGTCATCCTTGCAAGAACGGAGCAACGTGCACAGCAACTGGAGATAAAGCTTATCAATGTGAATGTGCCAAAGGATTCTTTGGACCAAGGTGTGGAAAAG AGGATGCTTGCACCAGTCACCCTTGCAAGAACGGAGCAACGTGCACAGCAACTGGAGATAAAACATATCAATGTGAATGTCCCAAAGGATTCTTTGGACCACGGTGTGGAAAAG AGGATGCTTGCACCAGTCACCCTTGCAAGAACGGAGCAACGTGCACAGCAACTGGAGATAAAACTTATCAATGTGAATGTCCCAAACGATTCTTTGGACCAAGGTGTGGAAAAG AGGATGCTTGCACTAGTCACCCTTGCAAGAACGGAGCAACTTGCACAGCAACTGGAGATAAAACATATCAATGTGAATGTGCCAAAGGATTCTTTGGACCAAGGTGTGGAAAAG AGGATGCTTGCACCAGTCACCCTTGCAAGAACGGAGCAACGTGCACAGCAACTGGAGATAAAACATATCAATGTGAATGTGCTAAAGGATTCTTTGGACCAAGGTGTGGAAAAG AGGATTCTTGCACCAGACACCCTTGCAAGAACGGAGCAACGTGCACAGCAACTGGAGATAAAACATATCAATGTGAATGTGGTAAAGGATTCTTTGGACCACGGTGTGGAAAAG AGGATGCTTGCACCAGTCACCCTTGCAAGAACGGAGCAACGTGCACAGCAACTGGCCATAAAGCTTATCAATGTGAATGTGCTAAAGGATTCTTTGGACCAAGGTGTGGAAAAG AGGATGCTTGCAATAGTCACCCTTGCAAGAACGGAGCAACTTGCACAGCAACTGGAGATAAAACTTATCAATGTGAATGTGCTAAAGGATTCTTTGGACCAAGGTGTGGAAAAG AAGATGCTTGCACCAGTCACCCTTGCAAGAACGGAGCAACGTGCACAGCAACTGGAGATAAAACATATCAATGTCAATGTGCAATAGGATTTTTTGGACCAAGTTGTGGAAAAG ACTGTTCTTTTCCCCTTGACATTGCCTTTGCCATCGACGCATCCGGAAGTATTGGACATCGCTCCTACAAACTAGTGAAAGCATTCCTGAAGGCATTCACGAGCTATTTTGAAGTCAATCACACAGCACACTTCGCCTGCCTTCACTACGATCATGACGTTTACATAGATTTCGAATTCAAGGACATTGAGTATCGCAACCATTCAGCTCTTAATGAAAAGATTGACAGTATGACCTATACTGCCGGAGCGACTTTTACTGATGCAGCCTTGGTGGCAGTGGGAAAgttctttttaagaaaaaatggcGCGCGAGATGAAGCAGTAGCACGTCGATGCGTTGTTATTCTCACGGATGGTCCAACTTACTGGGGCAAGGAAAGCCTCATTCATCCAACTTACGTGTTAAAG gaaCACATGCATGTAAGAATTGTACCTATCGGGGCTGGGAGGTTTGTGAAAGAAGAGGAACTGAAAATCATGGCTGACCAGGGACACTACGTGTTGGTCAACAAGTTTAATGAACTCGCTAAGGCCATAACTGACGTCATGGATCTTGTGTGCATAGCTTAA